CGCGCTTGTAAAAAAGGATTTCAATTCATGAGTGCCGGTCGGAGTCTGCATGTATTTTTCGCGGACAGTTCGGCTGACTGTCGACTCGTGGATTTCGAGTTCGTCGGCCACTTCTCTCATCGTCATCGGTTTCAGATGTTCTGGCCCGATCAAAAAGAATTCCTTTTGTTTTTCAATGATTTTCATCGATACCTTCAGCAGAGTTTCCTTCCTTTGCTCAAGGCTGCGATGAATCCACTGGTAGTCCCCCTGCTTTTCCTGCAGGAATTTATTGACTTCCGGATCCTTGTGTCCAGACAGCTGCTGAAAATATCCTTCATTAAAAGAAATTTTAGGAATCAGTGCATCGAACACACTAACCGAGAGTTCATTCCCTTCCCGTTTGACGACCACATCCGGGACAATGTAGGCAGGCTTCTCGCGCTGGAACGCTGCCCCAGGTTTAGGGTTCAGCTGCTGGATATCATCATGGACCTTTTGGATTTCCCTCACATCGATATTCAGCATCTTCGCCAATGCTTTCCACTTTTTCTCGGCAAAAAGCAGGAAATGGTCACGCATGATAGTTCTTGCCAGTTCATTTTCAGGTGTGCGCTTTTGCCTTGTCAATTGAAGCAGCAGGCATTCCTTGAGATCATTCGCACCGATGCCTGCCGGTTCAAGGGCCTGAAGCTTAAAGAAAGCGCAATCGACAATTTCTTCATCAACAGAAAACCTTCTGACGAGGTCTTCTCTTCGCAAATTCAAGTAACCGTTTTCATCTATGTTTTCAATCAATTCATGTAAAATCAATTTTTCTTCAGGTGTTACTTTTAACATATTTAATTGAGATAGGAGATAGTCTTCGAGGGTATCACTCGTACCCGCGCCAATCTGTTCGATCAAGTTCTTCTGGTCCCGTTCAAACGTTTTCTTTCTTGTTTTTCGCGTACGGTCCATACTGGCATCAAAATTGGAGATGTTTTTAAAGTCCACTTGCATCAGGGGATTTTCCATTGATTTAGCTTCAAGAAACGCTGCCAGCTCCTGCGCAGAGTATTGCAAAAGCGCAATCGCCTGGGTCAGTTCCTGAGTCATCGCCAATTTTAATGTCTGCTTTTGCCATAAACCAGCCTTTAAATCCATCTCAATCACCCCTGCACTCATTTTACATGATAAACAGGGTTTGGTGTATGGAAAGAATTTGGCATTGGCAATATAAGCGCTCTGTTTTCAATTACTATTTCGCTCATCCAATTGAATACTTGTCTATTAACTTATCAAACTCACAGGAAATGCCCTGAAATGAGCAAGGTATTACCTGTGAAAAAGTAACTGCGAATATTTTTCTCTAATAGAGCCGCAATAATTGCACCTTCAGCGGCTAGAATTGCGCTATCTAACACGATAATTGCACCAAAGCAGTCCAGAATTGCACCTTCATCCTCAATAATTGCACCGTATCCCTAATTTTAGGGGAAAAGAAAATAAAAAAGGCTTTCGAGGAGACCAGACAAAACTTGGACAGTTTTATCTGATCACTCTCAAAAGCCACTTAAATACTTATTCTACGCCCTCGGCAGGAATCGAACCCACATCTCAAGAACCGGAATCTTACGTGCTATCCGTTGCACCACGAGGGCATGTTAATAGTTGGCGTTACGCTTACCTATTATAGGA
This portion of the Mesobacillus sp. S13 genome encodes:
- the rpoN gene encoding RNA polymerase factor sigma-54, with translation MDLKAGLWQKQTLKLAMTQELTQAIALLQYSAQELAAFLEAKSMENPLMQVDFKNISNFDASMDRTRKTRKKTFERDQKNLIEQIGAGTSDTLEDYLLSQLNMLKVTPEEKLILHELIENIDENGYLNLRREDLVRRFSVDEEIVDCAFFKLQALEPAGIGANDLKECLLLQLTRQKRTPENELARTIMRDHFLLFAEKKWKALAKMLNIDVREIQKVHDDIQQLNPKPGAAFQREKPAYIVPDVVVKREGNELSVSVFDALIPKISFNEGYFQQLSGHKDPEVNKFLQEKQGDYQWIHRSLEQRKETLLKVSMKIIEKQKEFFLIGPEHLKPMTMREVADELEIHESTVSRTVREKYMQTPTGTHELKSFFTSAIATTENDQASSQKVKAAIERFIKEEDKKKPISDQKLVQMLEDEEGMVVSRRTVAKYRDQLGIPSSSKRKRFD